In the Sebastes fasciatus isolate fSebFas1 chromosome 20, fSebFas1.pri, whole genome shotgun sequence genome, one interval contains:
- the gdf2 gene encoding growth/differentiation factor 2 → MGADIRTVILALGISIFKPCRRKVCFQAGKKVCLCLVVSIGSCTCKPLDNDIQSEDPEELYSQLSEEDLLEEEDADSRMENLLGTIKEGFLRKLNLSDVPQENSKICPPQFMMELYNKYASDNSANPQSDVIRSFTVQDIPLSVTNGTKSKYRLHFNVSIPSHEKITTAELQLFFFFPDPRSRVTSRNFKAIIKVYEVDYNDFTSTTQLLVGKEVTGLESTWETFDVTTAIQSWLKSGHGATVFDVVVDRKDCGASKGGAEGAGCLNMSVSVGDNTSAALIVFSDDLGSRRKEKKKELREMILHEEETILHSGADWNRGDQLPNEIPEAPRRRKRKAEREYCQRTSLKVNFRDIGWDSWIVAPPEYDAFECRGLCYHPLTDESTPSKHALIQTLMNIRNPMKANMACCVPIKLDPITVMYRENGRLTIRYLYEEMKVAECGCR, encoded by the exons ATGGGAGCGGACATCAGGACTGTGATCCTTGCATTGGGGATCTCCATTTTCAAACCTTGCCGTCGCAAAGTCTGTTTTCAGGCCGGGAAGAAG gtgtgtttgtgtctggtgGTTTCTATTGGCTCCTGCACCTGTAAACCTCTAGATAATGACATCCAGAGTGAGGACCCCGAGGAGCTTTACTCTCAGCTGTCAGAGGAGGACCTTCTGGAGGAGGAAGACGCCGACTCCAGGATGGAGAACCTCCTGGGAACCATAAAGGAGGGCTTTCTGAGGAAACTTAACCTGTCAGACGTTCCTCAGGAGAACAGCAAGATCTGCCCTCCTCAGTTCATGATGGAGCTCTACAACAAGTACGCCTCGGACAACTCGGCAAACCCTCAGTCTGATGTCATACGAAGCTTCACTGTCCAAG ATATCCCTCTCTCTGTGACAAATGGCACAAAGTCAAAGTACAGGCTGCACTTCAACGTCAGCATCCCCAGCCATGAAAAGATCACTACTGCTGAACTacagctcttcttcttcttcccagaTCCAAGGTCAAGGGTCACCTCCCGCAATTTCAAGGCCATCATCAAAGTCTATGAAGTGGATTACAACGATTTCACATCCACCACCCAACTGCTGGTTGGCAAAGAGGTGACAGGCTTGGAGAGCACGTGGGAGACGTTTGATGTGACCACAGCTATTCAGAGCTGGCTCAAGTCGGGCCATGGAGCAACAGTTTTTGATGTGGTGGTGGACAGGAAGGACTGTGGGGCCTCTAAAGGTGGAGCAGAAGGAGCAGGGTGTTTGAATATGAGTGTGTCTGTTGGAGATAACACTTCAGCGGCTTTAATAGTCTTCTCAGATGACCTGGGTAGcaggaggaaggaaaaaaagaaggaatTGAGAGAGATGATCCTCCACGAAGAAGAAACCATCTTGCACTCGGGCGCCGACTGGAACAGAGGAGATCAGCTTCCAAACGAGATCCCGGAGGCTCCACggagaaggaaaagaaaggCGGAGAGGGAATACTGCCAGCGGACCTCTCTCAAGGTCAACTTCAGAGACATCGGCTGGGACAGCTGGATCGTGGCGCCCCCGGAATATGATGCCTTCGAATGTCGAGGCCTATGTTACCACCCGCTGACAGACGAATCGACCCCGTCAAAGCACGCCCTCATCCAGACGCTGATGAACATCAGGAACCCCATGAAGGCCAACATGGCGTGCTGCGTCCCGATCAAACTGGACCCCATCACAGTCATGTATCGGGAGAACGGGCGCCTCACTATTAGATACCTTTATGAGGAGATGAAGGTGGCAGAGTGTGGCTGCAGGTAG